One Pyrus communis chromosome 4, drPyrComm1.1, whole genome shotgun sequence genomic region harbors:
- the LOC137730527 gene encoding uncharacterized protein, producing the protein MPKIMAVTHADLSPSRPTTGLGSKTGAVIMVLTILCGLFCFILCLIAEATRSKVTWLSSDEEENECVYSGSGKTPLLCAASAFLGLAVIMVVEHGYMLFAISNSPPSALAFWEPHYSGPAKGLKWQAAFFFVSTWVCFAVGEILLLIGLSVESGHLRKWSRPRPSCLVLREGVLSAAGVFALTTVFLAAGLYLTASRAQRISQRQETLRREMIEASILYASPPRSPPLTTIPRENPLFRENHIEQPPLIVNPTAPSKQLNL; encoded by the exons ATGCCTAAGATAATGGCAGTCACACATGCAGACCTTTCACCAAGTCGTCCAACCACCGGCTTAGGTAGCAAAACCGGCGCTGTCATCATGGTCTTAACCATTCTCTGCGGCCTCTTCTGCTTCATCTTATGTCTAATTGCTGAAGCTACCCGTTCCAAG GTAACATGGTTGAGCAGTGATGAAGAGGAAAATGAATGTGTATACAGCGGCAGCGGGAAAACGCCGCTGCTATGTGCAGCCAGTGCATTTCTGGGGCTGGCTGTTATCATGGTGGTGGAACATGGATACATGTTGTTTGCAATTAGTAACTCACCTCCATCAGCCTTGGCTTTTTGGGAGCCTCATTATTCTGGTCCTGCAAAGGGCTTGAAATGGCAAGctgcctttttctttgtttcaacTTG ggtttgttttgCTGTTGGCGAGATCTTGTTATTGATTGGACTAAGCGTGGAGTCAGGGCACTTGAGAAAATGGTCAAGGCCAAGACCCAGTTGCCTTGTCCTCAGAGAAGGTGTGTTATCTGCTGCTGGGGTGTTTGCTTTGACAACAGTTTTCCTTGCTGCTGGGTTATACTTGACTGCATCGAGAGCACAAAGAATCTCCCAACGCCAAGAAACTTTGAGGAGAGAAATGATTGAAGCCTCCATACTCTATGCCTCTCCGCCAAGGTCACCTCCTCTCACAACCATTCCTAGGGAGAACCCTTTGTTTAGAGAAAATCACATTGAGCAACCACCATTGATTGTGAATCCGACGGCTCCTAGCAAACAATTAAATTTGTAA
- the LOC137732653 gene encoding secreted RxLR effector protein 161-like produces MLNGSFRPNDDEEEILEPKVPYLSAIGALLHLAQCIRPDISFAVNLLVRYINAPTRKHWNGVKDIFRYLKDTMDLGLFHTHESPSVAAPYGHQIDSRLVGYADVGYLFDPHRTRSQTSYVFTVGDTAISCRSTKKTLVATSSNHAKILTLHEASH; encoded by the coding sequence ATGCTAAACGGATCCTTCCGTCCAAATgatgatgaggaagagattttggaacccaaagttccttacctaagtgcaattggggctttattgCACTTAGCTCAATGTATTAGACCTGACATCTCATTTGCTGTGAATCTTTTGGTAAGATACATCAATGCGCCCACACGCAagcactggaatggtgttaaagatatTTTCCGTTACCTCAAGGATACTATGGATTTAGGCTTGTTCCATACCCACGAATCTCCGAGTGTTGCCGCCCCCTATGGTCATCAgattgattctcgccttgttggttacgcaGATGTTGGATATCTGTTTGACCCACATAGGACACGTTCTCAAACGagctatgtctttaccgttggagacacCGCTATATCTTGCAGGTCTACCAAGAAAACGCTAGTTGCGACCTCATCAAACCATGCTAAGATTCTCACCCTGCATGAAGCATCACATTAG
- the LOC137730792 gene encoding importin subunit alpha-2, producing MSLRPSARTEVRRNRYKVAVDAEEGRRRREDNMVEIRKSKREESLLKKRREGLQAQQLAPSLQPSNLEKKLESLPAMVAGVWSDDNNLQLESTTQFRKLLSIERSPPIEEVIQSGVVPRFVAFLMREDFPQLQFEAAWALTNIASGTSENTKVVIEQGAVPIFVKLLASPSDDVREQAVWALGNVAGDSPRCRDLVLGNGALMPLLAQLNEHAKLSMLRNATWTLSNFCRGKPQPPFDQVKPALPALERLVHSNDEEVLTDACWALSYLSDGTNDKIQAVIEAGVCVRLVQLLLHPSPSVLIPALRTVGNIVTGDDLQTQCIINNGSLPCLLSLLTHNHKKSIKKEACWTISNITAGNRDQIQSVIEAGLIGPLVNLLQHAEFDIKKEAAWAISNATSGGTPDQIKYLVGEGCIKPLCDLLVCPDPRIVTVCLEGLENILKVGEAEKAAGNSGEVNLYAQLIDDAEGLEKIENLQSHDNTEIYEKSVKILETYWLEEDEDTLPAGDGTQQGFRFEGNEVQVPSGGFNFS from the exons ATGTCGCTGAGGCCGAGCGCGAGGACCGAGGTCCGCCGGAACCGCTACAAGGTGGCGGTGGACGCCGAGGAGGGACGTCGCAGGAGAGAGGACAACATGGTGGAGATCCGGAAGAGCAAGCGCGAAGAGAGCTTGCTGAAGAAGCGTCGCGAAGGTCTCCAAGCCCAGCAGTTGGCGCCATCTCTCCAGCCCTCAAATCTCGAGAAGAAG TTAGAGAGTCTTCCTGCCATGGTTGCTGGGGTTTGGTCTGACGACAACAATTTGCAGCTGGAGTCCACTACGCAGTTCAGAAAACTTCTTTCGATTG AACGAAGCCCTCCGATTGAGGAAGTTATTCAATCTGGAGTGGTTCCTCGCTTTGTCGCGTTCCTCATGAGGGAGGATTTTCCACAACTTCAG TTTGAGGCTGCTTGGGCTCTTACAAACATAGCGTCAGGAACCTCAGAGAACACCAAGGTGGTGATTGAGCAGGGGGCAGTCCCAATCTTTGTAAAGCTTCTTGCTTCTCCGAGTGATGATGTTAGGGAGCAG GCTGTGTGGGCATTGGGAAATGTTGCTGGTGATTCCCCTAGATGCCGTGATCTTGTCCTCGGCAATGGAGCCTTGATGCCGTTGCTGGCTCAGTTGAATGAGCATGCAAAGCTTTCAATGCTGAGAAATGCAACATGGACTCTGTCTAACTTTTGCAGGGGCAAGCCACAGCCTCCATTTGACCAG GTGAAGCCAGCACTTCCAGCTCTTGAACGTTTAGTTCATTCCAATGATGAAGAAGTCTTGACAGATGCCTGCTGGGCACTTTCATATCTCTCTGATGGTACGAATGACAAAATCCAAGCTGTGATTGAGGCAGGTGTCTGCGTCCGACTTGTGCAGCTCCTCTT acATCCATCTCCTTCTGTTCTCATTCCGGCACTTCGCACTGTTGGTAATATTGTGACTGGAGATGATCTTCAGACTCAG TGTATTATTAACAATGGTTCACTCCCATGCCTTCTGAGCCTGTTGACTCATAATCATAAAAAGAGCATCAAGAAAGAAGCTTGCTGGACAATCTCAAACATTACAGCTGGAAATAGGGATCAAATACAG TCTGTAATTGAAGCTGGTTTGATCGGTCCTCTGGTCAACTTGCTTCAACATGCTGAGTTTGACATAAAGAAAGAAGCTGCATGGGCAATCTCAAATGCTACTTCTGGTGGAACTCCTGATCAAATCAA GTACCTGGTTGGCGAAGGCTGTATAAAACCATTGTGTGATCTTCTTGTATGCCCTGATCCAAGGATCGTTACTGTCTGTTTAGAAGGGTTGGAGAACATTCTGAAGGTTGGGGAAGCTGAAAAAGCTGCGGGTAACAGTGGAGAAGTTAACTTGTATGCCCAGCTGATTGATGATGCTGAGGGTCTAGAAAAGATTGAAAATCTACAGAGTCACGACAACACTGAGATCTATGAGAAGTCTGTAAAAATTCTTGAGACATATTGGTTGGAGGAAGACGAAGATACATTACCAGCAGGAGATGGTACCCAGCAAGGCTTCCGCTTTGAAGGGAATGAGGTTCAGGTTCCATCTGGTGGATTCAACTTTAGCTGA
- the LOC137732237 gene encoding GATA transcription factor 15-like, translating to MSYRMLDPSDKGSESDEMTIKTPDAGSSEEGFKKTCADCGTSKTPLWRGGPAGPKSLCNACGIRSRKKRRAILGLNKENPNDKKGKKNKQLGDGLKQRLLALGREVLMQRSTVERQQRKLGEEEQAAVLLMALSYGSVYA from the exons ATGTCATACAGAATGTTGGATCCAAGCGATAAA GGATCGGAGTCGGACGAAATGACTATCAAAACCCCAGATGCCGGTTCCTCGGAGGAAGGCTTTAAGAAAACCTGCGCCGATTGTGGAACCTCCAAAACTCCTCTGTGGAGAGGCGGTCCGGCTGGCCCAAAG TCGCTTTGTAATGCGTGCGGGATCAGAAgcaggaagaagaggagggcTATTTTGggattaaacaaagaaaacccCAACGATAAAAAGGGCAAGAAGAACAAGCAGCTCGGCGACGGCTTGAAGCAGCGGCTGTTGGCTTTGGGAAGAGAGGTTTTGATGCAGCGATCGACGGTGGAGAGGCAGCAGAGGAAGCTCGGCGAGGAGGAACAAGCGGCGGTTCTGCTGATGGCCCTCTCATATGGCTCTGTCTATGCTTAG